From Amaranthus tricolor cultivar Red isolate AtriRed21 chromosome 4, ASM2621246v1, whole genome shotgun sequence:
CCAACACCAATACAAGAGGATTGCAACGATGAAAGATGGAAATATTTCAAggtaaataaaaaccaacacttTAATTTGAGATAAAATGGAGATACTATTACATATTGTAAAGTgatattgtttgttttgtagaaTTCATTAGGTGCCCTTGATGGTACAATGATTCTAGTGAATGTTCCTTGTGATGAGCGATCCAAATATCGGACTAGAAAAGGTACCCTTGCTATGAATGTATTAGGAGTATGTTCACCCGAGATggaatttatatatgtcttaccTGGTTGGGAGGGGTCGGCACACGATGGTCGGATTCTTCGAGATGCTATTTCTAGGCCTAATGGGTTGAAAGTTCCAAAAGGTAATTTGATTGACGTACTAGATTTTATTTGAGATTAACTTAGTAagagagtaatattttttttttaatttgtcaaggtTGTTATTATCTATGTGATGGAGGATATACTAATGGAGAAGGATTCCTTGCACCCTATAGAGGGCATCTTTATCATCTTAGAGAATGGAATAATGGCCCCCGACAACCCCAAACCGCCGAAGAATATTTCAACTTAAGGCATGCAAAAGCTAGAAATGTGATTGAGAGATGCTTTGGATTACTCAAGGGAAGATGGGGGATTCTTAGAAGTCCTTCTTGGTTTAGTTTACAAACACATGGTCGAATTGTACTTGCTTGTGCTTTATTACATAATTTGGTAAAGAGATACATGCTTGCAGAATTTGATGATGAGGACTTGTTTGAGgaaaatgatagtgatgataatgatggtgatgataatgatggtgatgttaatgaggaagatgatgtgGAGTACATAACCTCCATTGCTGTAACCGATCCATGGACGAATTTCCGAAATACAATGGCCCAACATATGTTCAATGATTGGAGGGCTAGACAACGCAGACTTACTTTGTGatgttattcatttttatttaaaacctCCATTTCTTGTATTTGATTTTCAGACTTGTATGTTTATTTCttgtattgaatatttgttgGTTCATTCCATTTTTATATACATGCAATTTTGTTTACTATGATCAGTATAgttcaattttgtttatttgtattgAATGTTATAGAGGATGGATGAAAGTAGTGCTAGTGGAGGTGGAAGGGGAAAAAACAAACGATTTTGGACTGCCCAAGAAGATAAGGCTCTTGTGGAAGCCTTGTCAGAGTTAGCTGTTGATCCTCACTGGAGGTGTGAAAATGGATTTAGAAGCGGCTACATGGTTCGCTTAGAGGAGCTCATAGGTAAGGCTCTTCCTGGTTGTGGTTTGAAGGCTCTGCCACACATTGATTCTCGACTTAAGACACTTGTAGCCAAGTTTAGGgctatttctcaaatgttaaataCAAGTGGATTCGTCtgggatgatgaaaaaaaaatgatttctgTAGATCGGGCTGTTTATGACGAGTATTGCAAGGTATGCCAACCTTTGTACATTTGACATTGTTTACTTTGAACAGTATGGTTCAATTATGTTTGAGATTTTTTGATGATGTTGTACATTTGAATGTTTGGTTCAGAATCATCCGAATTGCAAAAACCTGTTTGGAGTTTCATTTCCGCACTTTCATGAACTAATGAATGTTTACGGCAAGGATTACGCTACCGGAAAACCAGCTGAAGATTATGTTGAAGCAATACAGAATTTGCAAAACGTTGCCCCTCCACAAGTTACacttgattcaagtgatgatgagggAATTGATGCTAGTGGTAATGCCACTCAAACTGTTACTTCTCCTCCtgctaaaaaaatgaaaactgaAAAAACTTCTAATAAAAGAAGTAAGAGAGGAAATGCTGGTGAAGGTAGTTCTAATGAGTTGGCTAGCTTACAAGCATTCATGAAAGACATGAATGTTCATCTTTCAACTATGGCAAATGTGATGGCCCGCACTGATGATCGTGAGCAAAAAGTAGTTGAACAGACTGAGAAAGTGTTAGAGGAACTACTATCTTTTAATTTAGAAGGTGTAACTCCTAACCAAGTTTTTGAAGTGGCTAACATTCTAACCTCACAACCAAACAAGCTCCTCATATTTTCAAAGTGTCCCGACGCTTTGAAAAGTGATTATGTTAAGAGTCTTCTTGGAGGAAATAGTAATGCTTAGATCTAATGTTGTGGTTCCATGAATGATTTTGAAAAGGACTAGAACACTTTTCGTATGTATTTTGATCTACAAACAAGTCattatatgtaattaatcgagctacgttgttattatttagagttatgttttttcaaaaaataattttttcaagtttatcatataacaactacttatttttggagaaaatataaaagaatttaaaaaatcaaattttgattccttagcttgaaccaaacagtcacaaagggaatcattcagcagttcattccgtttcctgaacacaaccaaacaactaggctaaattaggggaatccatttctttctccttcattccctttcctgattccattccgattcccttgtgcgaaccaaacggcCCCTTAGTGCTTACTTGATTGCCCTAAGATGTCAAATACCAATAAAGATGCTCATTCCAACCCTTTTGAGTTAGTGGAATTTGACTTGTCGTTTTGTAAGTTGTAAGAATTGAATTCTTATAACGAGGGTaatgaaaggaaaataaaaGTGGTTAGCTTTCAAAGTAAATTGTTATAGCTTTGCAAAATTTTTTTGGAGTACAGGATATGTCGAGAAAAGCAGAGCTATGTGAAAGAAGCAGAGCTATGTGAAAATCAAACTCAAAAATTACCAAGACTTGATTCTCTTTGCAATCTTAGTACGAATTTTATTGTTCTAAAACAGAGACCTAAGCTATTGATCTTCTTAACAAAAAATAGCAATTTATCTACAAGAAATAATATTTTCAACCAAATtaataattgtttaagtaaCCATTAATAATCTCAAATTTTTCCCAAAAAATGTTCTCAATTTTCTCCAATATAGTAGGATGGTTATTTAGttcattttatttaaccgaAAATCACTAATCCTTTTAACGATTTTTTAAATCGCTAATATTGACAATTTGAGGAACATCGTTAAAGATCTCGTGCACTTCATTGATTTCACTTCATAGTTCATACCAACAAAACTCTACATGTTTCTTTGTTCTATGATGTTCTAGTATAGtcatataaattgaataatCCTACTTTCAAAGGTTACCGGCATAAACCGAATGAAATGGAATCGAAGGGTACAATTGATCATTTTAGGACTTATGCATGGGACTAGATAACTCGTCACAACAAACACCAGCATCAACATTGCCATCGCGCCCAAGCAAAAACATATTCACCCAATTCTGTGTCTTCATTTCATCTATGTATCTCAATCACATCATAGCAACAACACTGCCATTGATCCCACGCGAAAACATATTCACCCAACTCGGGGTCTTCACTTTCAGCTAGGTGTCTCAATCGCATCAATTCCACACCAATGATTTACGTAATCATCCTTTCATCTACCGCATCACATCATTATATTGATTTATGCATAACGCAAATGAAATTGAACAGAACGGTACGGTTGATTAGTTTACGACGTATGCATGAGACTAGAGCTCGACAGAAgcgtaaaaaaaattagttacaTGTTGAATCCAGTTACataatttattgaaaaaaacTATTGCacaaaaaagagagaaaaaatgtTAGCTTTGAAAGTGTAAGCACATTTATCTAACACCAACCACGATTCTTGCAAAAGTCCTTCGTACGCTTCCTCATGCGAGTAAAGATGATTATTGCACATGTAAGAATCCAGGGTGAGATTCGCATACCCTTGAAGCTAAATTTTTCAGCCCACTTTGGTGATTCACTCACCACGATAGCTATCAAGATAGTTATAATGGCCACGCCAACCACAATCCTCGTAACAGGTTTGATCAAGGAGTCCTgtgtgaaaaatgaaaattttcaggAACAGTAGATGTTCTTTAGTGTTCGAGGGCATGTTCAAAAGAAAGCTAAGCAAGGGACACTGATGGGCATAAAGTACAAAGAACAACACCCAAAACGAAGAGCTACATAACTTCACAGGATATACCACGAAAAATCTTCTCACATACAAAACCAAAATTGAATATGACAGAAGGAAATTCAggtattatattaaaaaaaaccaaaataataataatcttctAATTAAAAAGATGTGAGTGAAAATTTTGATAGCACCTCCCCTGAAAATAGAGGTGCGAAGAAAAtggaaatataataattaaacaaaataatcttAGGCACCTTTGCCTTTAAGTATATCATAACGGTGGAACGATTCATTGCCGAGTAGCATAACACCAGTGTATACATGTAGGGGAAAAAAGAATCACATATCCAGTAAAACAAgctagaaaaaaaaagaataacaagACAACTCTAAAGGGAAAAAAGCATAACAAAAAGTGGATGAATGTGCGCGCCAATTCCTGATGTACCCCTGAACCCACCCCACCCATAAAAACCCGATAATCTAATATATATGTTCAAACCAGAAATAGAATACAGTAGCAAAAATGATTATCCCATATGAGAAGTAAGTCCAACCCAGTGTTACCAGGATCGATGGGTTGCCCATCGTATTGCGATCTGGGTTGGAATAATACTTTATCTCTAACATAACCCCAAATAAAGTTATCAGACACCTATAAGAAAATTCCAGGTCTAAAGCCACTTTTTAACTTGCCCATTCTAGAATCCACCATGAAAGCAATCAACATTATATAACTCCGTCCAGCAACTAATACTGAATTATTAGGTTGCTGCCACTTGATGACAGTAATGGTAATGAATTTTAGACAAAATTAGCAAGAAAAATCTCATACCATTCCTACAACAAAGAAGCTTCATCTTCAATCATATGTTCAATTCATAAGATTGCCAATCACGCAATAACATCTTCCAAATTCTGATGGATGGTAAtgaatttatgaagaaaaaagaCCAGGGACGAACAAGTATTAACATGGAGAATGATATATGAGTTATCTTCCAAAATTTAactcaaaatttattttcattaccatcaattAGTAAAAGCTACAAAGCAAGCTACCAAACGGGGCATGAGGTAAAAGAGCAATGAAAAGGGACAATTCTACTTCATTTGTTGGGCAAAGGGGTAGACGGATCACAAAACACAACTCACCTATGTTCTCTTACataaaaactaagaaaaaattCAATACATCTGTAGCATCACctcttttccttctctttctttaCCTCTCGATCCTTTCTATTAAAACAACAATGGATTACCAACAATTGAAACATCTAACGAccataatataaatcaaaaaaaaaaattcatccaAATTATTGAAACTCAGGCTTAACTAACCCCTTGTAATATGCTCCATATTTCAGCTTAAACATTATGATACCAGAAGTCTAAATCTAATACAGATCCCTTCATTCGGTTGTTTTATCTAGATATCacttgttatcactaacaagatAAGATTGTCTACGTGGGACCCCAACCCTGTGTTGGTGGAGTATTGAAATGTTGTACCCAAAAGGCATGAAGTAAAGGAATGATGTATACATCCAAAAGGCCCAAACCAGACTAAAttgtttttctaattgattaGCTGCCCATCTGAAAAGATGGTTGAACAAAATATGAGGAATGGGTCAATCATTTGATATTAAGTCAACTATCTAAATCGTTCATATCCTGCAATTGCAACATATGATTAGGAATGATTCAATTCAAAGATAGTGATCGATTGAAATCACTTCAATTCCATATACAAGTAGAGAAcacaaaatttacaaaaaaatggTAATCTAAACCAATTCaaccacaaaaaaatcaaaagatgaTTTAATTCAAACATAATAATCACTACTAATCATTTCAATAAAACATACAATTAGTGATCAAAGTCACAGCTATAAGAAAAAGAATAGTAATTTAAACCAATTCAACCCCTATTAAATGAAATCAATCACAgtcataaacaaataaaaagaataaaaaaaggaGAAGAAGAAAAGTCACCTTGGGTTCGCCATCAATGTAAATAACAGAACCATCTTTGTAAGGGAGAATAGAACGGCCATTCCTAGGATGAAACCTTATAGGAACACCACGATCTCCATCATTAGGATTATAGGCATAAATCGACTTAAATCCGAACTGTTCTAAGATATCACGTACTTCCAATTGATCTTGATCCCAACCTCCTAAACTGGATTTCATGACAGAAATTGGACCTTTACCTTGGCGATATACATGCAATTCCACTTCAGGTATCTTCGTTCGCACCGATTTTTTAGCTCGATCTGAGTTTTCTTCTTCTATTAATGGTGTTGAAGGGGTGGTTTCTTCTTTGAAAATTGGTTCTGGATTCAGAAGAGGGGTGGTTTCTGACTGTTCTTCGTTTTCTCTGTGCTGCTCCATTAAAGTTTATGTGCTTTGCCAATTGCCAACTATGGCGGAAGCGGAAAGTCACAAACTTGTGAATGGTTTTGTTAACCCTCTTGTTCCTGATTGTTTGGCAATTTGTTTTCGCTTTTGACTTTGACAAATTCTTATTAACGTCTCATCGTTAGACGGGCTTCACATCGTTAGCCGGGCTTGATATGGGCTAATACAAAATTTAActtttggaaaaaataaaagaaacaaatatcgtttcaatacttaaaatgcatattttaagatttaaaatgaCAACTTTAAAATTATTGGAAAGTATTTCCTTGATTTCTCATtagatgaataatcaataaatacAAGAAATGTTCTTAAAATATGGAAGCTAAATAATTACAATTATATTGTacataataagaatatttaCATAATATTCTAAAGATACTAAAGATATTACTCTAATACGCCCCTGTAGTCGAATCGGAAGGCTCGTGAACACTGAGACTGGAACGGATTTCATCAAAAAGAATCTTAGAAAGGCCTTTGGGGAAAATATCCGCAATCTGATAATAGGACGGAACATGAAGAACCCGAACCTCACCATGTTTGACCTTCTCACGAATAAAATGGATGTTCATTTCAATATGTTAGTACGCTGATGAATAACCGGATT
This genomic window contains:
- the LOC130810085 gene encoding protein ANTAGONIST OF LIKE HETEROCHROMATIN PROTEIN 1-like isoform X1, with protein sequence MASIGTSLKRKRNWDCIRFIITMINCVVLLHLMLYSMRKTIYDSHYVKLDKKTRRKMRLHNLNRMIRESDTLCRNYLRINRYTFGVLLEMVRDIGGLNETRNTCLEEMVAGFLYTLAHHKKNRMMGAHFYRSGETISRQFHACLLAILKLHDILLKKPTPIQEDCNDERWKYFKNSLGALDGTMILVNVPCDERSKYRTRKGTLAMNVLGVCSPEMEFIYVLPGWEGSAHDGRILRDAISRPNGLKVPKGCYYLCDGGYTNGEGFLAPYRGHLYHLREWNNGPRQPQTAEEYFNLRHAKARNVIERCFGLLKGRWGILRSPSWFSLQTHGRIVLACALLHNLVKRYMLAEFDDEDLFEENDSDDNDGDDNDGDVNEEDDVEYITSIAVTDPWTNFRNTMAQHMFNDWRARQRRLTL
- the LOC130810085 gene encoding uncharacterized protein LOC130810085 isoform X2, with the protein product MDESSASGGGRGKNKRFWTAQEDKALVEALSELAVDPHWRCENGFRSGYMVRLEELIGKALPGCGLKALPHIDSRLKTLVAKFRAISQMLNTSGFVWDDEKKMISVDRAVYDEYCKNHPNCKNLFGVSFPHFHELMNVYGKDYATGKPAEDYVEAIQNLQNVAPPQVTLDSSDDEGIDASGNATQTVTSPPAKKMKTEKTSNKRSKRGNAGEGSSNELASLQAFMKDMNVHLSTMANVMARTDDREQKVVEQTEKVLEELLSFNLEGVTPNQVFEVANILTSQPNKLLIFSKCPDALKSDYVKSLLGGNSNA
- the LOC130810087 gene encoding uncharacterized protein LOC130810087, which translates into the protein MEQHRENEEQSETTPLLNPEPIFKEETTPSTPLIEEENSDRAKKSVRTKIPEVELHVYRQGKGPISVMKSSLGGWDQDQLEVRDILEQFGFKSIYAYNPNDGDRGVPIRFHPRNGRSILPYKDGSVIYIDGEPKDSLIKPVTRIVVGVAIITILIAIVVSESPKWAEKFSFKGMRISPWILTCAIIIFTRMRKRTKDFCKNRGWC